A single window of Gossypium hirsutum isolate 1008001.06 chromosome A10, Gossypium_hirsutum_v2.1, whole genome shotgun sequence DNA harbors:
- the LOC107897698 gene encoding adenylate isopentenyltransferase 5, chloroplastic — MKLSMSASKLVQPRVNLGLNLETIFRRKDKVVFVMGATGTGKSRLAIDLATHFPAEIVNSDKMQVYKGLDILTNKVTVEECRGVPHHLLGIVDPISNFTSMDFQHHASLAVESILAEGRLPIIAGGSNSYIEALVNDDPEFQLRYECCFLWVDVSLRVLHSFVSERVDKMVKAGLVDEAEQMFDPMADYSRGIRRAIGVPELDQYFRAGSILDANIRARMLDTAISKIKENTCTLASRQFHKIRRLYNQRDWRMHRIDATEVFLKRGDEADETWERLVAGPSTMIVDKFLFEKNRVPTILPSTASSSVPVAAVAAASR, encoded by the coding sequence ATGAAACTTTCTATGTCTGCCAGCAAACTAGTACAACCCCGAGTCAATTTGGGGCTAAACCTGGAGACTATCTTCCGCAGAAAGGATAAGGTGGTGTTTGTAATGGGAGCAACCGGCACCGGCAAGTCCCGTCTGGCAATCGATCTGGCCACCCATTTTCCAGCTGAAATTGTAAATTCAGACAAAATGCAAGTATATAAAGGCCTTGACATACTAACTAACAAAGTCACTGTAGAGGAGTGCCGTGGGGTTCCACACCATTTGCTAGGCATAGTAGACCCAATCTCCAATTTCACATCCATGGATTTCCAACATCATGCTTCACTTGCTGTTGAATCTATACTTGCCGAAGGCCGCCTCCCAATCATCGCCGGTGGCTCCAATTCATACATCGAGGCATTGGTGAATGATGACCCTGAATTTCAATTAAGATACGAATGCTGCTTCCTATGGGTTGATGTGTCATTGCGCGTGCTACACTCCTTTGTGTCGGAACGGGTAGATAAGATGGTGAAAGCAGGCTTGGTAGATGAGGCGGAACAAATGTTTGATCCAATGGCTGATTATTCCCGAGGGATTAGGCGTGCGATTGGGGTCCCCGAATTGGACCAATATTTCCGTGCTGGATCAATTCTTGATGCCAACATTCGAGCTAGGATGCTTGACACGGCCATttcaaaaatcaaggaaaatacaTGCACTCTAGCTTCTCGCCAGTTCCATAAAATCCGCCGCCTTTATAACCAACGGGATTGGAGAATGCACCGGATTGATGCCACCGAAGTTTTCCTAAAGCGTGGCGATGAGGCCGATGAGACATGGGAGAGACTTGTTGCGGGACCAAGCACCATGATAGTGGACAAATTCCTCTTTGAAAAAAATCGTGTGCCCACCATTTTGCCGTCTACCGCCTCATCATCGGTCCCTGTCGCCGCCGTAGCAGCCGCATCCCGTTAA